In a genomic window of Thermus albus:
- a CDS encoding phospho-N-acetylmuramoyl-pentapeptide-transferase, with protein sequence MALALLLSWFFTAVWIVFMRSLGLGKKVRADGPQSHLAKEGTPSMGGVAFLLAAFLAYWLLGRDGFLGLWLLGLGFALLGLLDDLGGSLARPLRAREKLALQTLMALVFALWAVRQVAYTPWPILDVVLILLAVVGAANAFNFTDGLDGLLASITTILLLPFYPYPFAQTLLGSLLGFLWHNAPKAKVFMGDTGSQALGGMVAGLFALTGKLWLLPLAAIVPVLEVLSVVIQVLYFRKTGRRLLRMSPLHHHLELSGWEEAKIVFRFAILTALATALAFMGGGA encoded by the coding sequence ATGGCCCTAGCCCTCCTCCTCTCCTGGTTCTTCACGGCGGTTTGGATCGTATTCATGAGAAGCCTGGGCCTAGGCAAGAAGGTGCGTGCGGATGGGCCCCAAAGCCATCTGGCCAAGGAGGGTACCCCCAGCATGGGAGGGGTGGCCTTCCTCCTGGCCGCTTTCCTGGCCTACTGGCTTCTGGGGAGGGATGGATTCCTTGGCCTTTGGCTTTTGGGTTTGGGCTTTGCCCTTCTTGGACTGCTGGACGACCTAGGGGGAAGCCTGGCCCGCCCCCTGCGGGCGCGGGAAAAGCTGGCCCTGCAAACCCTCATGGCCCTGGTCTTCGCCCTTTGGGCGGTGCGGCAGGTGGCCTACACCCCTTGGCCTATCCTGGACGTGGTTCTCATCCTGCTGGCGGTGGTGGGCGCAGCCAATGCCTTCAACTTCACCGACGGCCTGGACGGGCTCTTGGCCAGCATCACCACCATCCTCCTCCTCCCCTTCTACCCCTACCCCTTCGCCCAAACCCTCCTGGGGAGCCTTTTGGGGTTCCTCTGGCACAATGCCCCCAAGGCCAAGGTCTTCATGGGGGACACGGGAAGCCAGGCCCTGGGGGGGATGGTGGCGGGGCTCTTCGCCCTCACGGGCAAGCTTTGGCTCCTACCCTTGGCGGCCATCGTGCCCGTGCTGGAGGTGCTCTCGGTGGTGATCCAGGTCCTCTACTTTCGCAAGACGGGAAGGCGGCTTCTGCGCATGAGCCCCCTGCACCACCACCTGGAGCTATCCGGCTGGGAGGAGGCCAAGATCGTCTTCCGCTTCGCCATCCTCACCGCCTTGGCCACCGCCTTGGCCTTTATGGGAGGTGGGGCATGA
- the miaA gene encoding tRNA (adenosine(37)-N6)-dimethylallyltransferase MiaA, with product MQAIPVLAGPTGSGKTLLALRLGEELPLEVVSADATMVYRGLDIGTDKPTPEERRKVPHHLVDILDPSEVLSVVRWVELAETAIADILARGGIPLVVGGTGYYIRALSQGLPTLPPPDPQVQEALWRELEERGLEALVAELYRMSPEDALRVDKNPRRLVRALEVVRRTGIPPARFPPRPPRFAYRKLVLWPERGWLFPKLEERAKRQFARGLVEEVKALLQRYPTMPTALQAIGYKEVVGYLRGEYGLEEALARDIQAVKAYARRQYTWFRREPGHVTYLPRGGEEAYLGFRDWLNLHFRL from the coding sequence GTGCAGGCGATACCGGTTCTGGCGGGGCCTACGGGAAGCGGTAAGACCCTCCTGGCCTTGAGGCTTGGGGAGGAGCTTCCCCTCGAGGTGGTTTCCGCCGACGCCACCATGGTCTATCGGGGTCTGGACATCGGCACGGACAAACCCACCCCGGAGGAGAGGCGGAAGGTGCCCCACCACCTGGTGGACATCCTGGATCCCTCGGAGGTCCTGAGTGTGGTGCGCTGGGTGGAGCTGGCGGAAACGGCCATCGCCGATATCCTGGCCCGGGGAGGCATCCCTTTGGTGGTGGGGGGGACGGGGTACTACATCCGGGCCCTTTCCCAGGGGCTTCCCACCCTGCCGCCACCCGATCCCCAGGTGCAGGAAGCCCTTTGGCGGGAGCTGGAGGAAAGGGGTCTGGAGGCCTTGGTGGCCGAGCTTTACCGGATGAGCCCGGAGGATGCCCTGCGGGTGGATAAAAACCCCAGGCGGCTGGTGCGGGCCTTGGAGGTGGTGAGGCGCACGGGAATCCCCCCTGCCCGCTTTCCCCCTCGCCCGCCCCGGTTTGCCTACAGGAAGCTGGTTCTCTGGCCCGAGCGCGGTTGGCTTTTCCCCAAGCTGGAGGAAAGGGCCAAGCGCCAGTTCGCCCGGGGCTTGGTGGAGGAGGTAAAGGCCCTTTTGCAGCGGTACCCCACCATGCCCACCGCCCTCCAGGCCATTGGCTACAAGGAGGTGGTGGGGTACCTGAGGGGGGAGTACGGCCTGGAGGAAGCCCTGGCCCGGGATATCCAGGCGGTGAAGGCCTACGCCAGGCGGCAGTACACCTGGTTCCGGCGCGAGCCCGGCCACGTCACCTACTTGCCGAGGGGTGGGGAGGAGGCCTACCTA
- the mraZ gene encoding division/cell wall cluster transcriptional repressor MraZ: protein MPFGEYQYSLDDKGRVVIPGPFRDFLEDGLVLTRGMEGCLYVFPSDRWRKIEEQLVNLPLTDAQARAFVRFFYSGAYKTRMDNASRVLIPPPLRQFAGLQEGGEVVIAGAPGRLEIWSQERWWKTIEEIMQNPPAPEALRGLIG, encoded by the coding sequence ATGCCCTTCGGCGAGTACCAGTACAGCCTGGACGACAAGGGGCGGGTGGTGATCCCCGGCCCCTTCCGGGATTTCCTCGAGGACGGCCTGGTGCTCACCCGGGGGATGGAGGGGTGCCTCTATGTCTTCCCCTCCGATCGCTGGCGGAAGATTGAGGAGCAGCTGGTCAACCTCCCCCTCACCGACGCCCAGGCCCGGGCCTTCGTGCGCTTCTTCTACTCCGGAGCCTATAAGACCCGCATGGACAATGCTTCCCGGGTCCTGATTCCCCCTCCCCTCCGCCAGTTCGCCGGCCTCCAGGAAGGGGGTGAGGTGGTGATCGCCGGAGCCCCGGGGAGGCTGGAGATTTGGAGCCAGGAGCGCTGGTGGAAGACCATAGAGGAGATCATGCAAAACCCACCGGCCCCCGAGGCCTTGCGAGGACTTATTGGATAG
- the rsmH gene encoding 16S rRNA (cytosine(1402)-N(4))-methyltransferase RsmH: MNAITQHIPVLYEEALYWLQIRPGEVYVDATLGGAGHAKGILERGGLVIGLDQDPEAVARARTLNLPGLRVFQRNFRHLKEVLEEAGVNQVAGILADLGVSSFHLEDPKRGFSYQKEGPLDMRMGEEGPTAYEVVNTLPLEDLHRILRDLGEEKQAYRIAKAIVERRRKTPIRTTLELAETVRQAVGFRKAGHPARKTFQAIRMYVNDELGALEEFLRQAEEVLAPGGRLVVITFHSLEDRLVKRFLKESNLKVLTKKPITPSPEEIAGNPRSRSAKLRAAEKEVA, from the coding sequence ATGAACGCCATTACCCAGCACATTCCCGTTCTGTACGAAGAGGCTCTCTATTGGCTTCAGATTCGCCCTGGAGAAGTCTACGTGGACGCCACCTTGGGGGGAGCCGGGCACGCCAAGGGCATCCTGGAGCGGGGGGGCCTGGTCATCGGCCTGGACCAGGATCCCGAGGCCGTGGCCCGGGCAAGGACCCTGAACCTTCCTGGGCTTAGGGTCTTTCAGCGCAACTTCCGCCACCTAAAGGAGGTCCTCGAAGAGGCCGGGGTTAACCAGGTGGCGGGCATCCTGGCGGATCTGGGGGTAAGCAGCTTCCACCTGGAAGATCCCAAGCGGGGCTTCAGCTACCAGAAGGAAGGCCCCCTGGACATGCGCATGGGGGAGGAAGGCCCCACCGCCTACGAGGTGGTGAACACCCTGCCCTTGGAAGACCTCCACCGCATCTTGCGGGACCTGGGGGAGGAGAAGCAGGCCTACCGCATCGCCAAGGCCATCGTGGAAAGAAGGCGCAAAACCCCCATCCGCACCACTTTGGAGCTGGCCGAGACCGTGCGGCAGGCGGTGGGCTTCCGCAAGGCCGGCCACCCCGCCCGTAAGACCTTCCAAGCCATTCGCATGTACGTGAACGACGAGCTGGGTGCGCTGGAGGAATTCCTCAGGCAAGCCGAGGAGGTCCTGGCCCCTGGGGGACGGCTGGTGGTCATTACCTTCCACTCCCTGGAAGACCGTCTGGTAAAGCGCTTTCTGAAGGAAAGCAACCTGAAAGTGCTCACCAAAAAGCCCATCACCCCGAGCCCCGAGGAGATAGCCGGAAACCCCCGGTCCCGCAGCGCCAAGCTCAGGGCCGCGGAAAAGGAGGTGGCCTGA
- a CDS encoding thymidine kinase, whose protein sequence is MPPVVHRQGWIEVIAGPMFSGKSEELIRRVKRALIARQRVLVFKPRLDTRYHESQVVSHDGQRVEAIPVGEAREIEAYLSPWPQVVAVDEVQFLDAGLLPLAEGLARQGVRVILAGLDLDFRGEPFGLMPELLARAEFVEKLTAICAQCGAPATRTQRLVDGKPARYTDPIILVGAKEHYEPRCRACHQVDY, encoded by the coding sequence ATGCCTCCGGTAGTGCACCGCCAAGGTTGGATTGAGGTCATAGCCGGGCCCATGTTCTCCGGCAAGAGCGAGGAGCTCATCCGCCGGGTCAAGCGGGCCCTTATCGCCCGGCAGCGGGTTTTGGTGTTCAAGCCCAGGCTGGATACCCGCTACCACGAAAGCCAAGTGGTGAGCCACGACGGCCAGCGGGTGGAGGCCATCCCCGTGGGCGAGGCCAGGGAAATAGAGGCGTACCTATCCCCCTGGCCCCAGGTGGTGGCCGTGGACGAGGTGCAGTTTCTGGATGCCGGCCTTTTGCCCTTGGCGGAGGGACTGGCCCGGCAGGGGGTGCGGGTGATCCTGGCGGGGCTGGACCTGGACTTCCGTGGGGAACCCTTTGGCCTCATGCCGGAGCTTCTGGCCCGGGCGGAGTTCGTGGAGAAGCTCACCGCCATCTGCGCCCAGTGCGGAGCCCCGGCCACCCGTACGCAGCGCTTGGTGGACGGCAAACCGGCCCGGTACACGGACCCCATCATCCTGGTGGGGGCCAAGGAGCACTACGAGCCCCGGTGCCGGGCCTGCCACCAAGTGGACTACTGA
- a CDS encoding Hsp20/alpha crystallin family protein, which translates to MLERLDRLETLRKLKELQERIAELAYQLTGEEPAAWTPRVDLLEDEEHYILLVDLPGVRPEDLELLEEGSRITLAGIRHPSPGVYLLEERPMGTFRRTLDLPGPIEEGTAQASLRQGVLEVRFKKRQGASLPLSQ; encoded by the coding sequence ATGCTGGAGCGCCTAGACCGCCTGGAAACCCTGCGTAAGCTAAAAGAGCTGCAGGAGCGCATCGCCGAGCTGGCCTACCAGCTCACCGGGGAGGAACCCGCCGCCTGGACCCCTAGGGTGGACCTCCTGGAAGACGAGGAGCACTATATCCTGTTGGTGGACCTACCTGGCGTGCGTCCCGAAGACCTAGAGCTTCTGGAGGAGGGAAGCCGCATCACCCTGGCGGGCATCCGCCACCCCTCGCCTGGGGTTTACCTCCTGGAGGAAAGGCCCATGGGCACCTTCCGCCGTACCCTGGACCTCCCCGGGCCCATAGAGGAAGGCACCGCCCAAGCCAGCCTGCGCCAGGGGGTTCTGGAGGTCCGCTTTAAAAAGCGCCAGGGGGCCAGCCTGCCCCTCTCTCAGTAG
- a CDS encoding UDP-N-acetylmuramoyl-tripeptide--D-alanyl-D-alanine ligase, producing the protein MAGATKGRLHPGGKPVHDLRWDSREVQPGSLFVALPGRNTHGRVFAEEALARGAHLVLSDQPGPATVEVKDTYRALLALGERLRDLFPGTVVAVGGSSGKTTTKEAIAQALGLPAPQGNQNTAPPLARFFLGLDPKAPGCVVELGVDRVGEMAELMGLAKPHLAVLTALGEEHLLAFGSLEGVVREEVGLLSAPQAVVSLQAAEVLGRFGLDQDLPTYGFGEATFRGEDLRLLPTESRFRYGPWEVRVPYPGMGPALAALAALGVAEVLGQDTTEVAERLAHLVLPPGRMERREKDGVVFLNDAYNANPLSVRAGLAWLAAQPGRKWAVLGEMLELGDQALKLHLEVAEEALRLGLSPLYVGSYAKAQAALGGEAVETLEEALLWLKERVQAGDLVYLKASRGVGLERLLELWDG; encoded by the coding sequence GTGGCCGGGGCCACAAAGGGAAGGCTTCACCCCGGCGGAAAACCCGTCCACGACCTCCGTTGGGACAGCCGGGAGGTCCAGCCGGGAAGCCTTTTTGTGGCGTTACCCGGAAGGAACACCCATGGCCGGGTGTTTGCGGAAGAAGCCCTAGCTAGAGGCGCCCACCTGGTCCTCTCCGACCAACCCGGACCGGCCACGGTGGAGGTAAAGGACACCTACCGGGCCCTTTTGGCCCTCGGGGAAAGGTTGCGGGACCTCTTTCCGGGAACGGTGGTGGCCGTGGGGGGAAGCTCCGGTAAAACCACCACCAAGGAGGCCATCGCCCAGGCCCTCGGCCTCCCTGCGCCCCAGGGAAACCAGAACACGGCCCCTCCCCTGGCCCGTTTTTTCCTGGGGCTTGACCCAAAGGCCCCCGGGTGCGTGGTGGAGCTGGGGGTGGACCGGGTGGGAGAAATGGCCGAGCTCATGGGCCTAGCCAAGCCACACCTTGCGGTGCTTACCGCCTTAGGGGAGGAACACCTTCTGGCCTTTGGCAGCCTCGAGGGGGTGGTGCGGGAGGAAGTAGGCCTCCTCTCCGCTCCCCAGGCCGTGGTGAGCCTGCAAGCGGCTGAGGTTTTGGGCCGCTTTGGCCTGGACCAGGACCTCCCCACTTACGGCTTTGGCGAGGCCACCTTCCGGGGAGAGGACTTGCGGCTCCTCCCCACGGAAAGCCGTTTCCGCTACGGCCCCTGGGAGGTGCGGGTGCCCTATCCCGGCATGGGCCCGGCCCTGGCCGCCTTGGCTGCCTTGGGGGTGGCGGAGGTCCTGGGCCAGGATACCACGGAGGTGGCCGAGCGCCTCGCTCACTTGGTCCTCCCCCCTGGACGGATGGAGCGGCGGGAGAAGGACGGAGTGGTGTTTTTGAACGACGCCTACAACGCCAACCCCCTGTCGGTGCGGGCGGGGCTGGCCTGGCTTGCCGCCCAGCCTGGGCGCAAGTGGGCGGTGCTGGGGGAGATGCTGGAGCTGGGTGACCAAGCCCTGAAGCTCCACCTGGAAGTGGCCGAGGAAGCCTTGCGGCTGGGCCTTAGCCCCCTTTACGTGGGAAGCTACGCCAAGGCCCAGGCGGCCCTGGGCGGCGAGGCGGTGGAAACCCTCGAGGAGGCCCTTCTGTGGCTCAAGGAGAGGGTACAGGCCGGCGACCTGGTCTATCTGAAGGCCTCAAGAGGTGTGGGCTTGGAAAGGCTTTTGGAACTATGGGACGGTTGA
- the rpmE gene encoding 50S ribosomal protein L31, whose amino-acid sequence MKEGIHPKLVPARIICGCGNVIHTYSTRPEIHVEVCSHCHPFFTGQQRFVDTEGRVERFQRRYGDSYRKGR is encoded by the coding sequence GTGAAGGAAGGCATCCACCCCAAGCTGGTTCCCGCCCGCATCATCTGCGGTTGCGGCAACGTCATCCACACCTACTCCACCCGGCCCGAAATCCACGTGGAGGTTTGCAGCCACTGCCACCCCTTCTTCACGGGGCAGCAACGCTTTGTGGACACGGAAGGCCGCGTGGAGCGTTTCCAGCGCCGTTACGGGGATTCCTACCGCAAGGGGCGCTGA
- a CDS encoding peptidoglycan D,D-transpeptidase FtsI family protein yields the protein MGAVTLSLGRVSWVFLGLALWLVLFALGLYSLVTHPPRILTPPPPAPGLRGTLYAQDGTPLALSLKEGRYYPLGTSASQLLGFGERGSGRGLEGLERDLNAALEAGRSFTLTLDPWIQAMAERALWEGLARSRGAFGALVVMDRDGNLRAVANGPAFDPLAPRKDPAKDVSWRNHAFLVPLEVGSTMKPFTAAMLLEEGKATLATRVEAPMHRVVDGWSIRDAVPHPPVLTLAEVLRYSSNVGISLLAEALPKQVFYRYMERLHLTDPSPLPGVRVAAPVVNPPNAWSPAAYANHSFGQGFLVTPLHLAAAFNALVDGTYRSPRLFTHQEARSEQVFSQATARAIRQALQEGLAPRARLAGYPLAGKTGTAQVVVNGRYSQEVFTAWFAGFVPGDQPLYTVVVAIHYPKGEVYGSQVAAPIFREVAAGLLAYRGVPPYAEGR from the coding sequence GTGGGTGCGGTGACCCTAAGCCTAGGCCGCGTATCCTGGGTCTTTTTAGGGCTGGCCCTTTGGCTCGTGCTCTTCGCCCTAGGGCTCTACAGCCTGGTAACCCATCCCCCCAGGATCCTCACGCCTCCACCTCCAGCCCCTGGGCTCAGGGGTACCCTCTACGCCCAGGACGGTACCCCCCTGGCCCTAAGCCTAAAGGAGGGGCGTTACTACCCCTTGGGGACAAGCGCCAGCCAACTTTTGGGCTTTGGGGAACGGGGCTCGGGCCGGGGCTTGGAGGGGCTGGAGCGGGACTTAAACGCGGCCCTCGAGGCGGGCCGGTCCTTCACCCTCACCCTGGATCCCTGGATCCAGGCCATGGCGGAAAGGGCGCTATGGGAAGGGCTAGCGCGAAGCCGGGGAGCCTTCGGCGCCCTTGTGGTCATGGATCGGGACGGGAATCTCAGGGCCGTGGCCAACGGGCCCGCCTTTGACCCCTTAGCGCCCAGGAAGGACCCGGCCAAGGACGTTTCCTGGCGAAACCACGCCTTCCTGGTACCCCTGGAGGTGGGCTCCACCATGAAACCCTTCACCGCGGCCATGCTCCTGGAAGAGGGCAAGGCCACCCTGGCCACCCGGGTGGAAGCCCCCATGCACCGGGTGGTGGACGGATGGAGCATCCGGGACGCCGTCCCCCATCCCCCGGTCCTCACCTTGGCCGAGGTGCTTCGTTACTCCTCCAACGTGGGAATCAGCCTGCTGGCCGAGGCCTTGCCCAAGCAGGTGTTCTACCGGTACATGGAGAGGCTCCACCTCACCGATCCCTCTCCCCTCCCCGGGGTAAGGGTGGCCGCTCCGGTGGTTAACCCCCCTAACGCCTGGAGCCCCGCCGCCTACGCCAACCACAGCTTCGGCCAGGGTTTCCTGGTAACCCCCTTGCACCTGGCAGCCGCCTTTAACGCCTTGGTTGATGGCACCTACCGCTCCCCCCGGCTCTTTACCCACCAGGAAGCGAGGTCCGAACAGGTCTTTTCCCAGGCCACCGCTCGGGCCATCCGCCAGGCCCTACAGGAGGGGCTTGCGCCCCGGGCCCGGCTTGCCGGCTATCCCCTGGCGGGGAAAACCGGCACGGCCCAGGTGGTGGTGAATGGCCGCTATTCCCAGGAGGTCTTTACCGCCTGGTTTGCCGGTTTCGTACCCGGCGACCAGCCCCTATACACCGTGGTGGTGGCCATCCACTACCCCAAGGGGGAGGTCTACGGCAGCCAGGTGGCGGCCCCCATCTTCCGGGAGGTGGCCGCCGGGCTCTTGGCATACCGCGGCGTACCCCCCTATGCTGAAGGGCGGTGA
- a CDS encoding Mur ligase family protein produces the protein MILVYGLGRSGLGVLRYLKRRGLPARFYDDHPKVEEVQEAMALGFTPDWELEGDYREVVAAPGVPLSHPRLRALGERGARILGEAELAYRLSSTPIIGITGTAGKTSTTLFTAHLLRGQGLKALEGGNVDPPLVSVVDEAEVAVAELSSFQLERIHAFRPRVAVLLNLGVDHLDRHGSLEAYHRAKLNLLKNLTPGDALVYNQEDPRVRQAAEASPARLYPFLPAESPRETNLQAALTATRAYLELLGKPLDEEALKASLRTLPSPPHRFQAFARKGEVVFIDDSIATRTPAVQAALEAAPSPIAWILGGEDKGADLGPLRPLLSRVRVVLAIGRDGPKMAQALGDGVEVVAILEADGRKAMERAVAEALKRLDKGSVLLAPLATSFDQFKDYQDRAQAFREAVYALGGEPWTPSSS, from the coding sequence ATGATCCTGGTCTACGGCCTTGGGCGAAGCGGGCTTGGGGTGCTGCGTTACCTAAAAAGACGGGGCCTTCCCGCCCGCTTTTACGACGACCACCCGAAGGTAGAAGAGGTCCAAGAGGCCATGGCCTTGGGTTTCACCCCCGACTGGGAGTTGGAAGGGGATTACCGCGAGGTGGTGGCCGCCCCCGGGGTACCCCTTTCCCATCCCCGGCTGAGGGCCTTGGGGGAACGCGGGGCCCGGATCCTCGGGGAGGCGGAGCTGGCCTACCGCCTCTCTTCCACCCCCATCATCGGCATCACCGGTACCGCCGGAAAAACCTCCACCACGCTTTTCACTGCCCACCTGCTAAGGGGGCAAGGGCTGAAGGCCTTGGAGGGCGGCAACGTGGACCCCCCCCTGGTGAGCGTGGTGGACGAAGCCGAGGTGGCGGTGGCCGAGCTTTCCAGTTTTCAACTGGAAAGGATCCATGCCTTTCGCCCCCGGGTGGCGGTCCTCCTCAACCTGGGGGTGGACCACCTGGACCGGCACGGGAGCCTGGAAGCCTACCACCGGGCCAAGCTCAACCTCCTCAAAAACCTGACCCCAGGGGATGCCTTGGTGTACAACCAGGAAGACCCCCGGGTGCGCCAGGCGGCCGAGGCTTCCCCCGCCCGGCTCTACCCCTTCCTGCCCGCCGAAAGCCCTAGGGAAACCAACCTGCAAGCGGCCCTCACCGCCACCCGGGCCTACCTGGAGCTACTGGGAAAGCCCTTGGACGAGGAGGCCCTGAAGGCTAGCCTAAGGACCCTTCCCTCGCCTCCCCACCGCTTTCAGGCCTTCGCCCGCAAGGGAGAGGTGGTCTTTATCGATGACTCCATCGCCACCCGCACCCCCGCCGTCCAGGCGGCCCTGGAAGCCGCCCCCTCGCCCATTGCCTGGATCCTGGGGGGGGAGGACAAGGGGGCGGACCTAGGCCCCTTGCGCCCCTTGCTTTCCCGGGTACGGGTGGTGCTGGCCATCGGCCGGGATGGTCCCAAGATGGCGCAAGCCTTGGGGGACGGGGTGGAGGTGGTGGCCATCCTCGAGGCGGATGGCCGCAAGGCTATGGAACGGGCGGTGGCGGAAGCCCTCAAGCGCCTGGACAAAGGGAGCGTTCTCCTAGCCCCCTTAGCGACCAGCTTTGACCAGTTCAAGGACTACCAGGACCGTGCCCAGGCTTTCCGGGAGGCCGTCTATGCTCTGGGAGGTGAGCCATGGACCCCATCCTCCTCCTGA